Proteins encoded in a region of the Mycobacterium branderi genome:
- a CDS encoding methyltransferase domain-containing protein yields MTDLPPALQRAVELLTDPPAEPDVSKGYLDLLDDSAVPKNTGAIQALWASPIGSLFYDNAQTVARRLLTAWQHPVEWLNIPPGGTALDVGCGPGTVTASLARAAGPDGLALGVDISEPMLTRAVRAESGPQVGFLRADAQRLPLRDDTVDAVVSIAVLQLIPEPAAALAEIARVLRPGGRLAIMVPTAGRAARFWRMLPNTGAHVFDDDELGDILEDHGFVSVRVKNFSTIQWVRAKRG; encoded by the coding sequence CAGTGGAGTTACTTACCGATCCGCCTGCCGAACCCGACGTCAGCAAGGGCTATCTCGATCTGCTGGACGACTCGGCGGTGCCGAAGAACACCGGCGCGATTCAGGCGCTGTGGGCGTCGCCGATCGGGTCGCTGTTCTACGACAACGCTCAGACAGTGGCGCGGCGGCTGCTCACCGCCTGGCAGCACCCCGTCGAGTGGTTGAACATTCCGCCCGGCGGGACCGCGCTGGATGTCGGCTGCGGCCCGGGTACGGTCACCGCGTCACTGGCGCGGGCGGCCGGCCCCGACGGGCTGGCATTGGGTGTGGACATCTCCGAGCCGATGCTGACCCGCGCGGTGCGCGCCGAATCGGGGCCGCAGGTTGGTTTTCTGCGGGCCGACGCACAACGCCTTCCGTTGCGCGACGACACCGTCGATGCGGTGGTGTCGATCGCCGTGCTGCAGCTGATACCGGAGCCGGCGGCGGCGCTGGCGGAAATCGCGCGGGTACTGCGGCCGGGCGGGCGACTCGCGATCATGGTGCCCACTGCGGGGCGGGCCGCCCGGTTCTGGCGGATGCTGCCCAACACCGGGGCCCACGTGTTCGACGACGACGAGCTCGGCGACATCCTGGAGGACCACGGCTTTGTCAGCGTGCGGGTCAAGAACTTCAGCACGATTCAGTGGGTGCGCGCGAAACGCGGCTGA